A section of the Mesorhizobium loti genome encodes:
- a CDS encoding DUF3096 domain-containing protein, whose product MHISQLALTPLISLIAGVLILIMPRLLNYIVALYLIVVGLLGLFPHLAG is encoded by the coding sequence ATGCATATTTCCCAGCTCGCGCTCACGCCGCTTATCTCGCTGATCGCCGGCGTGCTGATCCTCATCATGCCACGGCTGCTGAACTACATCGTCGCGCTCTATCTGATCGTCGTTGGATTGCTCGGTCTTTTCCCGCACCTCGCCGGCTGA
- a CDS encoding proton-translocating transhydrogenase family protein — protein MDQTLQKALDQLDQASAAVRLAVQNLANAPGGAEAAGDAAHALSGGAIDPFVFRFAIFVLAIFVGYYVVWSVTPALHTPLMAVTNAISSVIVVGALLAVGIAASGVAAGFGFVALMLVSVNIFGGFLVTQRMLAMYKKKEK, from the coding sequence ATGGATCAGACCCTGCAGAAAGCCCTCGACCAGCTCGATCAGGCAAGTGCCGCCGTCCGGCTGGCGGTGCAGAACCTGGCAAATGCGCCGGGCGGTGCCGAAGCGGCGGGTGATGCCGCGCACGCACTTTCCGGCGGCGCCATCGATCCCTTCGTCTTCCGTTTCGCCATCTTCGTGCTGGCGATCTTCGTCGGCTACTACGTGGTCTGGTCGGTCACCCCCGCTTTGCACACGCCGCTGATGGCCGTCACCAACGCCATCTCGTCGGTCATCGTCGTCGGCGCGCTGCTGGCTGTCGGCATTGCTGCCTCCGGCGTTGCCGCCGGTTTCGGCTTCGTCGCCCTGATGCTGGTTTCGGTCAACATCTTCGGCGGCTTCCTCGTCACCCAGCGCATGCTGGCCATGTACAAGAAGAAGGAAAAGTGA
- a CDS encoding NAD(P)(+) transhydrogenase (Re/Si-specific) subunit beta has product MTVNLASFLYLVSGILFILALRGLSHPTTSRQGNLYGMIGMGIAIATTLALATPSAGRFGLIVLGLAIGGGVGAVTARRIAMTSMPQLVAAFHSLVGLAAVMVAAAAIYAPESFGIGTAGDIHAQALVEMSLGVAIGAITFTGSVIAFLKLDGRMSGKPIMIGGRHFINAALGIALVVLIVLLVTTESKLVFWLIVAASLVLGILLIIPIGGADMPVVVSMLNSYSGWAAAALGFTLGNLALIITGALVGSSGAILSYIMCKGMNRSFISVILGGFGGETAAAADDGIERTVKQGSADDAAYLMMNAQKVIIVPGYGMAVAQAQHALREMADKLKANGVDVKYAIHPVAGRMPGHMNVLLAEANVPYDEVFELEDINSEFAQADVAYVIGANDVTNPSARDDKSSPIYGMPILDVDKARTCLFVKRSLGSGYAGIDNTLFYKDGTMMLLGDAKKMTEEIVKAMDH; this is encoded by the coding sequence GTGACCGTCAATCTCGCTTCCTTCCTCTATCTGGTCTCCGGCATCCTGTTCATCCTGGCGCTGCGCGGCCTGTCGCATCCGACCACCAGCCGCCAGGGCAATCTCTACGGCATGATCGGCATGGGCATCGCCATCGCCACCACATTGGCGCTGGCAACCCCGTCGGCCGGCCGCTTCGGCCTGATCGTGCTCGGCCTCGCCATTGGCGGTGGTGTCGGCGCCGTCACCGCGCGCCGCATCGCCATGACCTCGATGCCGCAGCTGGTTGCGGCCTTCCACTCGCTGGTCGGCCTTGCCGCCGTCATGGTGGCGGCCGCGGCCATCTATGCGCCGGAAAGCTTCGGCATCGGCACGGCGGGCGACATCCATGCCCAGGCCCTGGTCGAAATGAGCCTTGGCGTCGCCATCGGTGCCATCACCTTCACCGGCTCGGTCATCGCCTTTTTGAAGCTCGATGGCCGCATGTCGGGCAAGCCGATCATGATCGGCGGCCGCCATTTCATCAACGCCGCCCTCGGCATCGCGCTGGTCGTGCTGATCGTGCTGCTGGTCACGACCGAATCGAAACTGGTCTTCTGGCTGATCGTCGCCGCCTCGCTGGTGCTCGGCATCCTCTTGATCATCCCGATCGGCGGCGCCGACATGCCGGTCGTCGTCTCGATGCTGAATTCCTATTCGGGCTGGGCCGCCGCGGCACTCGGCTTCACGCTAGGCAATCTGGCGCTGATCATCACCGGCGCGCTGGTCGGCTCGTCGGGCGCCATCCTGTCCTACATCATGTGCAAGGGCATGAACCGAAGCTTCATCTCGGTCATCCTCGGCGGCTTCGGCGGCGAGACGGCCGCAGCGGCTGATGACGGCATCGAGCGCACGGTCAAGCAGGGCTCGGCCGATGACGCCGCCTATCTGATGATGAACGCGCAGAAGGTCATCATCGTGCCGGGCTACGGCATGGCGGTCGCCCAGGCCCAGCACGCGCTGCGCGAAATGGCCGACAAGCTCAAGGCCAATGGCGTCGACGTCAAATACGCCATCCACCCCGTTGCCGGCCGCATGCCTGGTCACATGAACGTGCTCTTGGCCGAAGCCAATGTGCCTTACGACGAGGTCTTCGAACTGGAGGACATCAACTCCGAGTTCGCGCAGGCCGACGTCGCCTATGTCATCGGCGCCAACGACGTCACTAACCCGTCCGCGCGCGACGACAAGTCCTCGCCGATCTACGGCATGCCGATCCTCGACGTCGACAAGGCGCGCACCTGCCTGTTCGTCAAGCGCTCGCTCGGCTCCGGCTATGCCGGCATCGACAACACGCTGTTCTACAAGGACGGCACCATGATGCTGCTCGGCGACGCCAAGAAGATGACGGAAGAGATCGTCAAGGCCATGGATCACTGA
- a CDS encoding Re/Si-specific NAD(P)(+) transhydrogenase subunit alpha, with amino-acid sequence MGQTVFIPRELDANEPRVAASPDTVKRLAGLGFDVVVETGAGTRSRIPDEEFAKAGAAIGKASDVAKADVVLKVRRPTEAELKSYKSGAAVIAIMDPYGNDAAVAALAKAGVTAFSMEFMPRITRAQSMDVLSSQANLAGYQAVIDGASEYDRALPMMMTAAGTVPAAKVFIMGVGVAGLQAIATARRLGAVVTATDVRPAAKEQVASLGAKFLAVEDDEFKAAETAGGYAKEMSKEYQAKQAALTSEHIAKQDIVITTALIPGRPAPKLVSAAMVASMKPGSVLVDLAVERGGNVEGSEPGKVVTTANNVKIVGHLNVPGRVAASASLLYAKNLFAFLETLVDKNTKTLAINRDDDLVKATMLTDGGKVVHPAFAKADQQPRVEPAAIPATTMVADASTPAAPKKAAPRKTAASKSSSPKSKGTA; translated from the coding sequence GTGGGACAGACGGTTTTCATCCCTCGTGAGCTTGACGCGAACGAGCCGCGTGTCGCGGCCTCGCCCGATACGGTCAAGCGGCTTGCGGGGCTTGGCTTCGATGTGGTTGTCGAAACCGGTGCCGGCACAAGGTCGCGCATCCCCGACGAGGAGTTTGCCAAGGCAGGTGCCGCCATCGGCAAGGCCTCCGATGTCGCCAAGGCCGATGTCGTGCTGAAGGTGCGCCGGCCGACGGAAGCCGAACTGAAGAGCTACAAATCCGGCGCCGCCGTGATCGCCATCATGGATCCTTACGGCAATGACGCCGCCGTAGCGGCCCTGGCCAAGGCCGGTGTCACCGCCTTCTCGATGGAATTCATGCCGCGTATCACCCGCGCGCAATCGATGGATGTTTTGTCCTCGCAGGCCAACCTTGCCGGCTACCAGGCGGTGATCGACGGCGCTTCGGAATATGATCGCGCATTGCCGATGATGATGACGGCGGCAGGCACCGTGCCGGCGGCCAAGGTGTTCATCATGGGTGTCGGCGTCGCCGGCCTGCAGGCGATCGCCACGGCGCGCCGCCTCGGCGCGGTCGTCACCGCCACCGACGTGCGCCCCGCCGCCAAGGAACAGGTCGCTTCGCTCGGCGCGAAATTCCTGGCCGTCGAGGATGACGAGTTCAAGGCCGCGGAAACCGCGGGCGGCTACGCCAAGGAAATGTCGAAGGAATACCAGGCCAAGCAGGCGGCGCTCACATCAGAGCACATCGCCAAGCAGGACATCGTCATCACCACGGCGCTGATCCCCGGCCGTCCGGCGCCGAAGCTGGTCTCGGCCGCCATGGTCGCCTCGATGAAGCCGGGCTCGGTGCTCGTCGATCTCGCCGTCGAGCGCGGCGGCAATGTCGAAGGTTCCGAGCCGGGCAAGGTCGTCACCACGGCCAACAATGTGAAGATCGTCGGCCACCTCAATGTGCCGGGCCGCGTCGCCGCATCCGCCTCGCTGCTCTATGCCAAGAACCTGTTCGCTTTCCTCGAGACGCTGGTCGACAAGAACACGAAGACACTTGCCATCAACCGAGACGACGACCTGGTCAAGGCAACGATGCTGACCGACGGCGGCAAGGTTGTTCATCCCGCTTTCGCCAAGGCCGACCAGCAGCCTCGTGTCGAGCCGGCCGCGATCCCGGCCACGACCATGGTCGCCGATGCTTCCACGCCTGCCGCGCCGAAAAAGGCCGCGCCCAGGAAAACCGCCGCATCCAAGTCGTCCTCGCCCAAGTCGAAAGGGACCGCGTGA
- a CDS encoding aa3-type cytochrome c oxidase subunit IV: MADHSPTGPVELGAKMDYAEHDRTYAGFLALAKYGSLFCGALLLAMAFGFFAGGFFSALILFFLIMAAGAFILR, translated from the coding sequence ATGGCTGATCACTCGCCGACCGGTCCTGTCGAACTGGGCGCGAAGATGGACTATGCCGAACATGACCGCACCTATGCGGGCTTTCTCGCGCTGGCCAAATACGGGTCGCTTTTCTGCGGCGCGCTTCTTCTGGCGATGGCTTTCGGCTTCTTCGCTGGCGGCTTCTTCTCGGCGCTTATCCTGTTCTTCCTGATTATGGCCGCCGGCGCCTTCATTCTGCGATAG
- a CDS encoding N-acyl amino acid synthase FeeM domain-containing protein produces MENKLLGTPVAAAAGKGKNSPSVFSDHVMDVLEHVEYRLCDGAEDLEAIYRLRYNSYLHAGMVKPDASRMVKDDFDDLPNSYRFGVFFDGALVSTIRIHYASARYPVSPSTDVFGDVLARRLATGETFVDPSRFAADLEWSSSLRVLPYVTLRLAVVACSHFKPTYCLTAIKEEHSAFYHRIFRSEQAVPPRNYPGLTVPVHLFQSKCSENMQATLDRFPFFNSTAFEQRMLFQRPNRGELAPLTILPTAKYFEAA; encoded by the coding sequence ATGGAAAACAAGTTGTTGGGTACGCCCGTTGCGGCGGCTGCGGGCAAGGGCAAGAACAGCCCCTCAGTGTTTTCAGATCACGTCATGGATGTTCTGGAGCATGTGGAGTATCGCCTTTGCGATGGCGCCGAGGATCTAGAGGCGATCTATAGGCTTCGCTACAATTCCTATCTTCACGCCGGCATGGTCAAGCCAGATGCCTCCCGCATGGTGAAGGACGACTTCGACGACCTGCCCAATTCATACCGCTTCGGCGTCTTCTTCGACGGCGCGCTCGTCAGCACCATCAGAATCCACTACGCCAGCGCAAGATATCCTGTGTCGCCCAGCACCGATGTTTTCGGCGACGTGCTGGCGCGGCGACTGGCGACTGGCGAGACTTTCGTCGATCCGAGCCGGTTCGCGGCCGATCTCGAGTGGTCGAGCAGCTTGCGCGTGCTGCCGTATGTCACTCTCAGGCTGGCGGTGGTTGCTTGCAGCCATTTCAAGCCGACCTATTGCCTGACGGCGATCAAGGAAGAACACTCCGCCTTCTATCATCGCATCTTCCGATCGGAGCAGGCGGTGCCTCCGCGAAATTATCCCGGCCTCACCGTCCCCGTGCATCTCTTCCAGTCGAAGTGCTCCGAGAACATGCAGGCGACGCTGGATCGCTTTCCGTTCTTCAACTCGACGGCATTCGAGCAACGCATGCTCTTCCAACGTCCCAACAGGGGCGAGCTGGCACCGCTGACCATCTTGCCCACCGCCAAGTATTTCGAAGCAGCCTGA